GCGCGGGCCGTGGATCCGGCGTTCCTTCTCCTCGATGAGTACGTCGTTGATGCTCGCCTCCCGCCGGGTCATCAGCCCGTGCTCGTCGAACTCCCACAGCTCGTTGCCGTACGACCGCCACCACCGGCCTTCGAGGTCCCGGCACTCGTACTGGAAGCGGACCGCGATGCGGTTGCCGTCGAAGGCCCACAGGTCCTTGCGCAGCGCGTACTCGTGCTCCCGCGCCCACTTGGCGGTGAGGAAGTCGACGATCTCGGCGCGGCCGGTGACAAAGGTGTCGCGGTTGCGCCACACCGAGTCCGCCGAGTAGGCGAGCGCCACCTTGTGCGGGTCGCGGGTGTTCCAGGCGTCCTCGGCGGCCTGCACTTTCTGTGCGGCGCTCTCGCGGGTGAACGGCGGCAGGGGCGGGCGGTCGGTCATGACGTCCTCCGGGCGCGGGATGGCGGTGCGAGCAAGGGAGAACGTACGTTCTCTGCGTGGCTGCTACCGTAGGAGAACGCTCGTTCTCGCGTCAAGGAGTGGTCGTACATGGACAGCGCAACCGCCCGGGAGCGGGCACTGGACGCCGCGGAGGAGCTGTTCTACGGGCGCGGCATCCAGTCGGTCGGCATGGACGACATCCGGGGCGCGTCCGGGGTTTCGCTCAAGCGGCTCTACCAGCTCTTCCCGGCGAAGGAGCAGCTGGTGGTGGCGTATCTGGAGCGGCGCGACGTGCGCTGGCGCGGGCAGCTCGCCACCCATGTGGAGCGACAGGCCGACCCGGAGCTGCGGATCCTCGCCGTCTTCGACTGGCTGCAGGAGTGGTTCGGCGAGGCGGACTTCCGCGGGTGCGCGTGGATCAACTCCCACGGCGAGCTGGGCGCCCGCTCCGAGCGGGTGGCGGACCAGGTCCGGGCGCACAAGCGGGCGTTCCGCGACTACCTCGCCTCGCTGGTGGCCGGGGCGGGGCTGCCCGACGCGCTGACCGGGCCGCTGTTTCTGCTGGCCGAGGGCGCCATGGTCACGGCGGGCATCACGGGCGGTACGCGGCCGGCGGCGGAGGCCCGGGAGGCGGCGCGGTCGCTGCTGGCGGCGTGCTGAGGTCAGCCGGCGGCGAGTTCCGTGACGGCCGCGCGGGCCCGGCTGAGGGAGTCCTCCGCGAGGTGCTCCAGACCGGCCAGTCGGGGCAGAACGTCGATGCGGGTCAGCTCGGCGGCGACCAGGTGGAGGTGGTCCGGCGCCACGCCGATTCGGCCGAAGTAGGCCCGAAGATACGGCGTCTGGAAGTCGCAGTGCTCCATCGGGGTGCCGGGGCCGTATCCGCCGCCGCGGGCCATGACCACGACGACACGGGTGTCGCGCAGCAGGCTCTCGCCGCTGTCCGGGTCCGTGAACGCGCCGGGGAAGGTCACCCGGTCGATCCAGGCCTTCAGGGACGCGGGCACGGAGAGATTGTACATCGGGACGCCGAGCAACACCGTGTCCGCGGACCGCAGTTCGGTGAGCAGAGGGAGGGTGAGCCGCCACTCCCCTTCCTCGGCGGCGTTCTCGATCAGCGCCGGCACCTTGTCCGGCGGGACGAGGCCCTCGCGTTCCGCCCGGCGGCCGAGGGTGGTGTACGCCGGGGACAGCGGGGGCACCGGGTCGGCGGACAGGTCGCGGTGACGGTGGGTGCCGTCGGGGTGCGCGGCACGCCAGGTCGTCGCGTAGAGGTCGGTCAGCTGCCTGGTCACGGAGTCGGCGGCCAGGTCGGCGCTGGAGTCGATGTGCAGCAGGTTCATGGGGCGGTCACCTCGGTCGGGTCGGGTTCGTCGTAGGGGTGACGGAGCACGGCGGAGAAAGGTGACCGATGGACGGCGCGGACGAGCTGGCACGGCGGTTCGATGCCCAGCGGGGGCAGCTTCGGGCGGTGGCCTACCGGATGGTGGGCTCGCTCGACGAGGCCGAGGACGCGGTCCAGGAAGCCTGGCTTCGGCTCAGCCGTACGGGTGGCGACGGCATCGACCATCTGGCGGGCTGGCTGACG
Above is a window of Streptomyces sp. DT2A-34 DNA encoding:
- a CDS encoding nuclear transport factor 2 family protein, with product MTDRPPLPPFTRESAAQKVQAAEDAWNTRDPHKVALAYSADSVWRNRDTFVTGRAEIVDFLTAKWAREHEYALRKDLWAFDGNRIAVRFQYECRDLEGRWWRSYGNELWEFDEHGLMTRREASINDVLIEEKERRIHGPRGEAERGLSFPLE
- a CDS encoding TetR/AcrR family transcriptional regulator; protein product: MDSATARERALDAAEELFYGRGIQSVGMDDIRGASGVSLKRLYQLFPAKEQLVVAYLERRDVRWRGQLATHVERQADPELRILAVFDWLQEWFGEADFRGCAWINSHGELGARSERVADQVRAHKRAFRDYLASLVAGAGLPDALTGPLFLLAEGAMVTAGITGGTRPAAEAREAARSLLAAC
- a CDS encoding FMN-dependent NADH-azoreductase encodes the protein MNLLHIDSSADLAADSVTRQLTDLYATTWRAAHPDGTHRHRDLSADPVPPLSPAYTTLGRRAEREGLVPPDKVPALIENAAEEGEWRLTLPLLTELRSADTVLLGVPMYNLSVPASLKAWIDRVTFPGAFTDPDSGESLLRDTRVVVVMARGGGYGPGTPMEHCDFQTPYLRAYFGRIGVAPDHLHLVAAELTRIDVLPRLAGLEHLAEDSLSRARAAVTELAAG